The genomic stretch TGAATGACAACCATGATTAAAGGAACTAATGATCTTGCTAAGTGTGAAACAGGGAAAAGCTATCTCACAGTTATGTGATCCAAGTTTACAAAAGCCAAAATTATGTATTGTTGTATGAAGCAATCTAGTTCAAGCACaaaacaacaatgcaaatggaattACTGAAAGAGGCTTATTTATTGTGAAGATAGCTATCAATCATATGAAAGCAAAAATGAAAAGTATAAAATTGATTGGATGATTCAAAGCAACATATGACTTGAAGACTTGAGATGGTGAAAATAGCAAGAAAAGGCTTCGAGGTACTAAGCAAGGGTGAAGGGCAAGCGACGGCTTGATGACCGAAAAACCTAGCTCGGGTGAAGAAGGAATTACTTGTATTTAGTTGAggtactaatcaagctctaagggTCATGTTGATGTGGAGGATCAAATCTACTATTGAAGTAGTTAATGGAAATGACTTGGTATATTTGGAGTCAAATCTATCTAttgattgaaaccaagtcatgtGCTCAAGATGGCTATGCTCAAGATGAAAACAAGTTTGACATGATGACATCCTCAGCTTATCAAGAATTGAAAGAAAGGCTTTGGTTTGATGGAAGCTTCTcaagtggtttaaatttgatttatctTTTGGTCTTGAGTTGATAGGaaagccgtactattaagagggatgCACCATGATCATAGATTAATACTctctagtgctcaagtcaacccTTGTGAGGTCTTAGAGAGGCTAACCTGAGAGCTGAACTCTTTGTGCACAGGCCGTGcataccggacgtgtccggtatgataccggacgcgtccggtatgagtacTGTTGCGCACACTAACTTTTTGAGTTGCGGTAACCAGGGAGTTGTTCTGGAGCGCGTCAGCACTTCCGGTGCGCGTCAGTAGTGCTGACTTGTCGGAAGTTCCGACGTACGTCGGGAGTTCCGACATAGGCTTCACCGTGGTGGGGAGTAGCAAGCTGACAGGGGTAAGTTTGTTGGCCTCGTTCAtatcggacgtgtccggtatgataccggacgcgtccggtatggccaacggctagttaacGGCTAGTTTTGAAAACTGTCTTTAAATACCCCTCAGCCCTCCTCTTTGAGGGCTGTTGATTCTGCTGGCTTGAAGATACATTGCTGAGCTTTGCTAACTCTCCACAACCCTCTCTTTGTGAGTGTTTGGTCTAGATTGACAAATCCATCTTGTGGGTTGAAAGATCTTCGGTTTTGAGAGCAAGCCACCACTTGAGCACttgagcatattgtctatctcgtgacttgcatttgttactcttggactcTTCGGTCCTAGACGGTTAGGCGTCGCCGGAGAGCACCCAAGTGTTTGTGGTTGCCTCGGATTGTTTGTGCAGGTCGGATTTCGCCTCCGCAAGGGAAGAAATCATCTAGTGGAAGGAGGAGTTGGAGTTGGAAGAGACTCCGGCTAGAGTTACCTTCGCGGTATTCTCTAGGGAGGACCTTTGAGCTAGAGTGACCTTAGTGGTATCCTCTAGGTCATCGAGTGCCTTACCCGTAGCCCCCTCAACGGAGATTAGGTCTCTACGGAGACCGAACTTcggtaaaacaaattttgtgtctcCCTTCGCATTACATTTGAAATTTGTGTCTTATCTCTTGTGTGAGCTTCTCTGCAGGGTTCTAGTGTCATACATACTGTGATTGAGACTCTTGCAGGGAGAGGAAGAAGTTTCACAGCACAAGGATTGAATATCCTCTGCTCGTGAattccggacgcgtccgagatcaagccggacgtgtccgagttggACAGCACAGCAGAATATATTTCATTTGTATTATCTGTGTTGGATACCTTCTTGTAGGGTGTTGTATTTCTATACATCATCATATAAGCTGTGTGTAGGTTTTGGAGAAGCTGGAGAACAGAAACAGCTAGGTGTTGTGTGCTCGTGTAtctcggacgtgtccgagttgatatcggacgcgtccggtatttgcGAGTTGTCAATAATATTTCTTTCTGTGATCTAATCTCTGTGGTGCAGGTGTTAGACTTATTTAATAGTGTTTACAACTGTCTCTCTGATTATCTTTGTGTGGAGTTTTTCTTTTGCGTGAAAAACTCCAGTTCTAATCATTTCCGCATTTTAAGTTGTAAATTTTCAgaaacgcctattcacccccctctaggcgcaTCCTTGGTCCTTTCAGTTGTGTAGGGAGCTCTGCTCACAGAGCCCATGCCGGGGGCAAGGGCCGCAGTGCAGACCACTAGAGGAGGTGGGAAAGGACCACAAGCTATCGTGGTGGTCACCGGCAGTGTCACGGTGGCTAGGTGCGGGTTGGGGAAGTTTCTTGGCGTGCAGAAGGAAGACCAGCAGCGACCCTCCATATTTGGCAGAGGAGGGTGTGGTGGCAGCAGTGGACCCCCGAACCCCCCCCCGGGGGGAATTTGGTCGATGGGGGTCACGCCGACTAGGCCGGCGGTGGACCAGGTGCCACAACTGGCCGGGATGGAGGACAATGAAGATGAGCATGGGTAGTTTGGGAGGAAGATAGCACAACAGGGATGGAGGAGCTGTGGGCCATGGACCATCACATGCAGCTTTAATTTTGAAATTTATATGCTTACATATGTCGCAAATGATCTGTTTCTGGTGTAGAATGAACCTTCAAGCTAGCAAAGAACAGTTAGAATGGCTAGCACCACCATGGAGAACACAACGTGTGAAGACCTAAATGAAACTCTTTGTGGCCTGTGTCATACTTATTCCAAACACGCCAACCATGAAACAGGTTAGGCTATTGTCAACTCCTTTGAGATGATCCTACTGGAAGTGGTAGCAGCCCAAGTGAGCCCATTGGGCCAAAACGCCGCAAAGGCCAACGGACTCAAGCCAAGTGCCATTGTCGCAGAACCAGAGTGGGCGAAGTAGTGTGTGAAGACAGCTATCCCACCAACGTGTGGTTAAAACAACTGACGGCTGCTATAACGGATCATCATGTTTCCATCGGTAGAGTGCGGCAGCCACCTCCTCTTGCCCCATGACCAAGCTCGCCTTAATAATGTTCCACAAGGCGTTATTAGACACTCTCTTGGGAGCGCTAATGTGCTAGGTGGAGGGGTACCGCCTCGCCCAAGGAGAAAGGTGGAGATTAGGCTGTGTGCCCCGTATTCAAGGCTGCACTTTGAGAAAGGGACGACAGGTGACGACAAAAGCAGGTGACGACTGGAGATTAGAAACATGAATGTAAGTTCTCTCTCTTTTCACTAAAAACATGAAAAATAGTACTATTTGAGTATTACTATTTTTTGGTCTCTGATATCTTTTTCCACTactcaacacctttctttggtACAAAATAATAGTTCATTGAAGTTTAGTAGGTGCATTCAATTTCGTAAGGAGCAAACTTATAAAGAGCGTTTTTTTTCCTAAAGTCTGGCCAATTAATCTGCCGGTTGATTTTTTTATCACCTTTTTTCGCTTTTTTACACGCAGGtctattctctttttttttcgatcTAGAAATTAATGCATCCAATGAATACCTTATGTATTTGGTTTGGATTCGAGTCCAACACCGATGCACAGTGCTAAGTCGGATTGATCACCTTTAGAGGAAAAGGACACGTGAGGCAGAAGCAAATAGAAACCGTATATAATTATAAGCTCGACCCTTAACCCGCCGCCAGAACTCGACTCGCCCGCCGCCGATCTCCTCCACCCGCTCGCCGCGCCGCAACCCGGAGAGGAAGCTGCGCTCGGTCGAGCACCACCTGGGGCCCAGCGTCCTCGCGAGTCGCAACCAGCTCCGGCGCGGCGTCCGCCCTCTGCAGCCCCAGTGTTCCCGCGACCGTCGCTGCTGTCCTACTTTGCCACTCGCCCCTCGCCAccttggccggcgacgagcaccaccAGGACACCAGGTATTCCCTCCCCTTGGTCCAAATGGTTTGCGCCGTGCTCGGTTCCACACGTGTGATTGCGCCGGGTCTGGTTCGATTTTGCTGGTACCAGTGTAATCATCATCCATCTAATGGTTCCATTAATTTGTCTCTTCTCGGTGCAGGAAAGATCCCTCTATCAGTGATCTGTGACTATGGACTTGCTTTGCTTGGCCCTCGTTATtctggtgcctcaacctggactcgtcgataatgaagaagatgacATTCAACCTGATTTCTCCGATGAGGAAGATTACCTGTTCAGTGATGCTGATTACGAAGAACTTAAAGCTGAAGATGGTAGGTACACTGTCTCtctttatttttctttcaccTACTGTACTACTTAATTATTCGCAGGATAAATTTGTTTATATAAGGCCCCATTTGGAACGTGTCGTTTCCTCAGGATTCTTGCTGGAACGGAATTGTGATGTTTCATTTGAAGCCATGCGTTTCAACTTTCAAATAGGGTCTAGATCGAATAGAAAGTGTCGGGGATATAAAAAATGATGTTACCTAGTGCACCTGATTGTTAGCATGACGGGAAGTTTATAAAGTGACTATTGATTGATgaattataaatttataatttGTATATGTTTTGTTGCTACCAGTGGCAGGATTTATTGAAAAACTTGGGCCTGTGGAACACGAAGAGAGACTAACCTTGATGAAAGCTTCTTTCGGCATCCCATCTGAACCTCTACGCCACGGCAACCTTCATCCCCTTCCCGAATGCACTAGAGAACGGAGGCATGTTGGGGATCGAGTTTGGCACACATACTACCACATGAGTAAACTTGTTGAAAGTAAGTTATGTCACTCCTTCTACTTCCCTAGCTCGTCTTACAacatttcaatatattgctatCTAACTGTTTTTAAGATTCAAGTTGGTGGTTGTGGATGGATGTTTCACTTTCAGTGCTTCTCTTAGGTCCATTGGTCTATGCTAGATTATATAATATTTTACAATTTTGATTACTAATTTGAATGCCATTAAGAAACGGTGAGATGCTAGTGTATAATAACAATTATTTGGAAGGGAGGTGTGGGTGTACACCCCACGAACCACATTCAATTTTTCCTAACTTGAATTTGAGTGTAAGTATTTTTTAATGGTATAACTTCAAAATTTTCAGGGTATAATCGAGCATTTTTATTTAAATGATAATATAATCTAATTCACAACCACATAATAGTATCATTTTTATTTAAACTCTATTTTAATACAGTACTGATCTTTTCCGTACGTGTTCTTTTCATTCTAGCTGACTTGCCAGCAATGCGCTATACTCAATGCAATGATCCAAGAGTTGGGCAACAATGTTTTCATGAGCCAACCCCTATTCTACATATTTTCGATGTGAAATTACAAACATGTCTGGCGGATGTGACCAGTCCAATTGAGGTGTATGGGATTGTTGCCATCCGTGACGGTGAGGACTATTGTCGTAATTATCTTTTTAATCGATCACGAGAAGATCCACTTGATATTAGCCTTGTAATTATTCTATATGCCTTTGATTTTATGCTTCGCAAGTAAGCATTTTTTTTCAAAGTAAAATTATGTAAGAAATTTGTATGAATATACTGTAGCACATACTAGTGGTGGCCTTTTGGGTTCAATAAATCATCTCAAAATATACTTAATATCATGATAATGTGGAAATTATGCCAAAAGTTCCAAGTCTTCAATATATTTCCACTTAGGCATGAAAAGTCATAAGATTATTCAAATTAGCTATGGTGTTAAGTAGCAAGGTAGGATCTTGCTATATTTATTCACGTTGCATGGTGGTTGGTACTAGTTACGTGCAAAGCATATGTGAACATGGACTTATATATTTTTCCTTTCTTACAAAATGACAGACTGATGGCTATCTCCGCTTGTTGAGCCCTAGAAGAGGCATGTCTATGAGATTCAATTGCCTAATTGAAGTTGATATCAGAGTGAAAGCAACAGGGGATGATGGTACAGACGATAAGACCCTTGCTGATAGTTGCACGGAGATTGTCGAGGATCAAATTTATTTTGATTCTCTCTACAGATGCACTATGAGCGGTCCATATGGTTCTGCAGTTTTTTATTTCACTGTATTTCAATTGGGTTTTGAGGCAACCATAGAGCTTGACTTCTTGGAAGTACCTGAAGGCGGGTTCAACATACAAATGTGTGGATACACCATTGTTCAGAAGAACTATTATGCTTTCATTGGCAAAAATTGTGAGTGCGACAGCTTCGTTAGCTCGACTGGGAGATTCCAACAGTATTTTGTAGCAGCTGTGCAAAACGATGACTACTTTTTGGTGGACTTTGCGGAGGGAAAATCGCCTCTTGTTTTTAaaccaaatattcatggcagcgAAGAAAAAGAGTACTCCTTCCACAATGGTGCTCTAGTGTCTGTTAAGGTGTCTTGGTCCACAGCCTTCGACTAGTTTGTAATGTGTAGTGGGGCAAggcttcttaggccttgtttatttaccaaaaattttcaaaattctctatcacatcgaatctttggacacatgcatggtgtattaaatatacataaaaacaaaaactaattgcacagttcatctgtaaatcgcgagacgaatcttttaagcctagttactccatgatcggacaatgtttgtcaaataaaaacgaaagtgctacagtgttattTTCCAAcagtttttgcgaactgaacaaggccttaaacgGTTGACGTTTTATAGTGACTGCCTTTTTTCCATAGATTATTGTTACTTGGTTAGGCCTATGTCTTTGAAACTAGATAATGTAACTTCTAAAAGTCAACGGTCTCATACATCGTGAaatcagtggcggagccaggatttaAATTTTGGGTATTCTCTTGTTGATGTCTGGTGGGCCGCCACTCAGTTTTTGCCTCTAACCTCATGAGCAACGTGCGCCCTCACCGGTCGCCATGTAGGCGTAACATAGAGACAGTGGCTGCGCTGCACGCCCCGCACCGCTAGGAGCTTAGGACACTGGGAACCAGCAGTGCCGCCACTACGTCATGCCTGGTCGGC from Sorghum bicolor cultivar BTx623 chromosome 3, Sorghum_bicolor_NCBIv3, whole genome shotgun sequence encodes the following:
- the LOC8062135 gene encoding uncharacterized protein LOC8062135 isoform X1, which encodes MDLLCLALVILVPQPGLVDNEEDDIQPDFSDEEDYLFSDADYEELKAEDVAGFIEKLGPVEHEERLTLMKASFGIPSEPLRHGNLHPLPECTRERRHVGDRVWHTYYHMSKLVETDLPAMRYTQCNDPRVGQQCFHEPTPILHIFDVKLQTCLADVTSPIEVYGIVAIRDGEDYCRNYLFNRSREDPLDISLTDGYLRLLSPRRGMSMRFNCLIEVDIRVKATGDDGTDDKTLADSCTEIVEDQIYFDSLYRCTMSGPYGSAVFYFTVFQLGFEATIELDFLEVPEGGFNIQMCGYTIVQKNYYAFIGKNCECDSFVSSTGRFQQYFVAAVQNDDYFLVDFAEGKSPLVFKPNIHGSEEKEYSFHNGALVSVKVSWSTAFD
- the LOC8062135 gene encoding uncharacterized protein LOC8062135 isoform X2 gives rise to the protein MDLLCLALVILVPQPGLVDNEEDDIQPDFSDEEDYLFSDADYEELKAEDVAGFIEKLGPVEHEERLTLMKASFGIPSEPLRHGNLHPLPECTRERRHVGDRVWHTYYHMSKLVETDLPAMRYTQCNDPRVGQQCFHEPTPILHIFDVKLQTCLADVTSPIEVYGIVAIRDD